A window of the Hordeum vulgare subsp. vulgare chromosome 5H, MorexV3_pseudomolecules_assembly, whole genome shotgun sequence genome harbors these coding sequences:
- the LOC123397295 gene encoding protein SCAI isoform X2: MTPVSSTTVQGNSVGGERNASGGATMASSPQQGQGQVQGGGGGGGGGGVCPAEQFWSLLDKADRRFARVRDLPLFGRQEPAEYGKAFRIYTQLWRMQQEHRHRLLDAGLRRWQVGEIAARIAHLYYSQYQRTSDTALLSEAFVFYHAVLDRAYFLDDHLGASTKHLRFLARFLLVALILGRRAQTVPRLAGQIRTLLDESKKTLQEADYREWKHVAQEITRFLKADSPYMNMRPLRYSYAFDPPPETLPSIPPTVKKRGLLLSDAILCSYYHNEVKFTDLTLDTFRMLQCLEWEPCGSFAQNNGYSAHDESGQNHPNLLKDLRDAALPPNPLKTVLYRPSVPHFLTVLATKCEELPLNAMMLIYLSASGEVGSSGLGPDTSERVVNSFSKFDISNTRAVTSKEDNEPCLWLGCREGEGSNCIYPCDLIPFTRRPLFLVIDSNVSYAFKAVNSWG, encoded by the exons ATGACTCCAGTCTCCAGCACAACTGTCCAAGGCAACTCCGTAGGAGGGGAACGAAACGCATCAGGCGGAGCGACCATGGCGTCGTCGCCGCAGCAAGGCCAAGGCCAGGtccaaggcggcggcggcggcggcggcggcggcggagtctGCCCGGCGGAGCAGTTCTGGTCGCTGCTGGACAAGGCGGACCGGCGCTTCGCCCGGGTGCGGGACCTGCCCCTCTTCGGCCGCCAGGAGCCCGCGGAGTACGGCAAGGCCTTCCGCATCTACACCCAGCTGTGGCGCATGCAGCAGgagcaccgccaccgcctcctcgacGCCGGCCTCCGCCGTTGGCAGGTCGGCGAGATCGCCGCCCGCATCGCCCACCTCTACTACTCCCAGTACCAGCGCACCTCCGACACCGCCCTCCTCTCCGAGGCCTTCGTCTTCTACCACGCCGTCCTCGACCGCGCCTACTTCCTCGACGACCACCTCGGGGCCTCCACCAAGCACCTGCGCTTCCTCGCCAGGTTCCTCCTCGTCGCGCTTATCCTCGGCCGCCGCGCGCAGACTGTGCCCCGCCTCGCCGGCCAAATCCGGACGCTCCTCGACGAATCCAAGAAGACCCTCCAG GAAGCTGATTACAGGGAATGGAAGCATGTCGCGCAAGAAATCACGAGGTTTCTAAAGGCTGACTCGCCCTACATGAACATGAGACCTCTCAGGTACAGCTATGCATTTGATCCTCCCCCGGAAACTCTTCCGTCCATCCCACCTACAGTCAAGAAGCGCGGTCTGCTCTTAAGCGATGCCATCCTATGCAGCTATTATCATAACGAG GTCAAATTTACCGACCTCACTCTAGACACATTCAGAATGCTTCAGTGTCTTGAATGGGAACCATGTGGTTCCTTTGCACAAAACAATGGCTACAGCGCCCATGATGAAAGCGGGCAAAATCACCCCAATCTCTTGAAAGATCTGAGAGACGCTGCGTTGCCCCCCAACCCACTAAAAACAGTTCTCTATCGCCCCTCAGTGCCACATTTCCTGACA GTCCTTGCCACCAAATGTGAGGAGCTCCCGTTGAATGCTATGATGTTGATATACCTTTCGGCTTCAG GTGAGGTGGGCTCCTCTGGACTTGGTCCTGATACAAGCGAGAGGGTTGTGAACAGTTTTAGTAAGTTTGACATATCTAATACCAGGGCCGTCACTTCAAAGGAAGATAATGAACCATGTCTCTGGTTAGGTTGCCGTGAAGGTGAAG GCTCAAACTGCATATACCCTTGTGACCTGATCCCGTTTACAAGGAGACCTCTCTTTTTGGTGATTGACAGTAACGTCAGCTATGCATTTAAGGCAG TCAATTCATGGGGCTGA
- the LOC123397295 gene encoding protein SCAI isoform X1: protein MTPVSSTTVQGNSVGGERNASGGATMASSPQQGQGQVQGGGGGGGGGGVCPAEQFWSLLDKADRRFARVRDLPLFGRQEPAEYGKAFRIYTQLWRMQQEHRHRLLDAGLRRWQVGEIAARIAHLYYSQYQRTSDTALLSEAFVFYHAVLDRAYFLDDHLGASTKHLRFLARFLLVALILGRRAQTVPRLAGQIRTLLDESKKTLQEADYREWKHVAQEITRFLKADSPYMNMRPLRYSYAFDPPPETLPSIPPTVKKRGLLLSDAILCSYYHNEVKFTDLTLDTFRMLQCLEWEPCGSFAQNNGYSAHDESGQNHPNLLKDLRDAALPPNPLKTVLYRPSVPHFLTVLATKCEELPLNAMMLIYLSASGEVGSSGLGPDTSERVVNSFSKFDISNTRAVTSKEDNEPCLWLGCREGEGSNCIYPCDLIPFTRRPLFLVIDSNVSYAFKSIHGAEKGETAAMLLSPSSRSCSAGFSGDSSRQSGSQFTMFLAAPLQAFCFLIGNNRLDTDKDSYNKAEELLSLSLNEWAMTLVASSSLDPVWVEVLGDPLLRRLLLRFIFCRATLSLLKASNDKVECLPSCVPPLPESVGGENMLSQSCVMRVASFLGAIDQFSFAEVTTWPDIDEPTSSGGADKEL from the exons ATGACTCCAGTCTCCAGCACAACTGTCCAAGGCAACTCCGTAGGAGGGGAACGAAACGCATCAGGCGGAGCGACCATGGCGTCGTCGCCGCAGCAAGGCCAAGGCCAGGtccaaggcggcggcggcggcggcggcggcggcggagtctGCCCGGCGGAGCAGTTCTGGTCGCTGCTGGACAAGGCGGACCGGCGCTTCGCCCGGGTGCGGGACCTGCCCCTCTTCGGCCGCCAGGAGCCCGCGGAGTACGGCAAGGCCTTCCGCATCTACACCCAGCTGTGGCGCATGCAGCAGgagcaccgccaccgcctcctcgacGCCGGCCTCCGCCGTTGGCAGGTCGGCGAGATCGCCGCCCGCATCGCCCACCTCTACTACTCCCAGTACCAGCGCACCTCCGACACCGCCCTCCTCTCCGAGGCCTTCGTCTTCTACCACGCCGTCCTCGACCGCGCCTACTTCCTCGACGACCACCTCGGGGCCTCCACCAAGCACCTGCGCTTCCTCGCCAGGTTCCTCCTCGTCGCGCTTATCCTCGGCCGCCGCGCGCAGACTGTGCCCCGCCTCGCCGGCCAAATCCGGACGCTCCTCGACGAATCCAAGAAGACCCTCCAG GAAGCTGATTACAGGGAATGGAAGCATGTCGCGCAAGAAATCACGAGGTTTCTAAAGGCTGACTCGCCCTACATGAACATGAGACCTCTCAGGTACAGCTATGCATTTGATCCTCCCCCGGAAACTCTTCCGTCCATCCCACCTACAGTCAAGAAGCGCGGTCTGCTCTTAAGCGATGCCATCCTATGCAGCTATTATCATAACGAG GTCAAATTTACCGACCTCACTCTAGACACATTCAGAATGCTTCAGTGTCTTGAATGGGAACCATGTGGTTCCTTTGCACAAAACAATGGCTACAGCGCCCATGATGAAAGCGGGCAAAATCACCCCAATCTCTTGAAAGATCTGAGAGACGCTGCGTTGCCCCCCAACCCACTAAAAACAGTTCTCTATCGCCCCTCAGTGCCACATTTCCTGACA GTCCTTGCCACCAAATGTGAGGAGCTCCCGTTGAATGCTATGATGTTGATATACCTTTCGGCTTCAG GTGAGGTGGGCTCCTCTGGACTTGGTCCTGATACAAGCGAGAGGGTTGTGAACAGTTTTAGTAAGTTTGACATATCTAATACCAGGGCCGTCACTTCAAAGGAAGATAATGAACCATGTCTCTGGTTAGGTTGCCGTGAAGGTGAAG GCTCAAACTGCATATACCCTTGTGACCTGATCCCGTTTACAAGGAGACCTCTCTTTTTGGTGATTGACAGTAACGTCAGCTATGCATTTAAG TCAATTCATGGGGCTGAAAAGGGCGAGACAGCTGCAATGTTACTTTCTCCAAGCTCCCGATCTTGCTCTGCAGGATTCAGTGGGGACTCTAGTCGGCAGAGTGGTAGTCAATTTACTATGTTCCTCGCAGCTCCATTGCAAGCTTTCTGCTTTTTGATCGGTAATAATAGGCTGGACACTGACAAG GATTCTTATAACAAAGCCGAGGAGCTATTATCCTTGTCATTGAATGAATGGGCCATGACTTTAGTTGCATCGTCTTCACTTGACCCTGTCTGGGTTGAAGTTTTAGGCGATCCACTCCTGAGGCGGCTGCTTCTCAG GTTTATCTTCTGCCGAGCCACGCTTTCGCTGTTGAAAGCGAGCAACGATAAGGTGGAGTGCCTGCCAAGCTGCGTGCCTCCATTGCCGGAGTCGGTTGGGGGAGAAAACATGCTGTCGCAATCCTGTGTGATGCGAGTGGCATCTTTCTTGGGCGCCATTGACCAATTCTCATTCGCCGAGGTTACTACATGGCCTGACATCGATGAGCCGACCAGCAGTGGAGGTGCCGACAAAGAGTTATGA
- the LOC123397297 gene encoding copper transporter 5.1: MMHMTFYWGTSATILFDGWRTSAWTGYLLSLLALFLAAAFYQYLEAFRIRVKLLAGAKADPLPPPAGSDARAPLLAPGAAAFAGGRMPARVATAALFGVNAGIGYLLMLAVMSFNGGVFIAVVLGLAAGYLAFRSGDVDGDDLVVVDNPCACA; the protein is encoded by the coding sequence ATGATGCACATGACCTTCTACTGGGGCACGTCCGCGACGATCCTGTTCGACGGCTGGCGCACGTCCGCGTGGACGGGCTACCTCCTCTCCCTCCTGGCGCTCTTCCTGGCCGCCGCCTTCTACCAGTACCTCGAGGCCTTCCGGATCCGGGTCAAGCTGCTCGCGGGCGCCAAGGCGGACCCCCTCCCCCCGCCCGCCGGCTCCGACGCGCGGGCCCCGCTGCTGGCGCCGGGCGCCGCCGCCTTCGCGGGCGGGCGCATGCCGGCGCGGGTGGCCACGGCGGCGCTCTTCGGGGTCAACGCGGGCATAGGGTACCTCCTCATGCTCGCCGTCATGTCGTTCAACGGCGGGGTGTTCATCGCCGTGGTTCTCGGGCTCGCGGCCGGGTACCTCGCGTTCCGCAGCGGCGACGTGGACGGCGACGACCTCGTCGTCGTCGACAACCCCTGCGCCTGCGCCtag